In a single window of the uncultured Dysgonomonas sp. genome:
- a CDS encoding RNA polymerase sigma-70 factor, producing the protein MNKEQDLIKDLIAGKEDAYKYIYDHHYQALCTYAYQYVKDVYIAEMIVGDVIFSIWSKHDNLIINSSLRGYLMSAVKNTSINYLIREKKMEIIKSEIQSSMEKNTDVLTYLENSPLTKLIERELDLKIKDTLANMPDLTRRVFELSRFSDMKYHEIAQTLDVSVDTVKYHMKAALSRLRNDLKDYINVLIPFLLILMKKDLF; encoded by the coding sequence ATGAATAAGGAGCAAGATCTGATAAAAGACTTAATTGCAGGAAAAGAGGATGCCTATAAGTATATATATGATCATCACTATCAAGCTTTATGTACATATGCTTATCAGTATGTGAAAGACGTTTATATAGCGGAAATGATTGTAGGGGATGTCATTTTCTCTATTTGGTCTAAACATGATAATCTGATAATCAATAGTTCTTTGCGCGGTTATCTGATGAGTGCAGTAAAGAACACGTCGATAAATTATCTGATAAGAGAGAAAAAAATGGAGATTATAAAATCAGAGATTCAGTCATCGATGGAAAAAAATACGGATGTACTGACTTATCTGGAAAATTCCCCATTAACAAAGCTGATAGAAAGAGAACTTGACCTGAAGATTAAGGATACCCTTGCAAATATGCCCGACTTAACCCGCAGGGTATTTGAGTTGAGTCGGTTTTCTGATATGAAGTATCATGAAATAGCACAGACTCTTGATGTTTCGGTAGATACTGTAAAATATCATATGAAGGCTGCATTGTCGCGTTTGCGAAACGATCTGAAAGACTATATAAATGTATTAATACCTTTCTTATTAATTTTAATGAAAAAAGATCTGTTTTGA